A single Planctomycetaceae bacterium DNA region contains:
- a CDS encoding hemin uptake protein HemP, translating into MQDDSRQQRTPKTDERSIPLPVTFSQLAGGRTECAIEHEGQLYRLRVTKNGKLILNK; encoded by the coding sequence ATGCAAGACGACTCCAGACAGCAAAGAACGCCGAAAACCGACGAACGCAGCATCCCGTTGCCTGTGACATTTTCGCAGCTTGCCGGTGGAAGAACGGAGTGCGCCATCGAACACGAAGGTCAGCTCTACCGCTTGCGAGTCACAAAAAACGGCAAACTCATTCTGAACAAATAA
- a CDS encoding VWA domain-containing protein, which translates to MKSQAMIWGHPTILFGIWGVPLIVALLIYAQKRRILTAERFADSAMIHRLIPFMGMKRVWLKAVLLMTAFTLLIVACARPRYGEYFEEVSVRGVDLIVLLDVSRSMLAEDVAPNRLERAKADIVDLLEKLKGDRVGLIAFAGAPVELVPLTTDHGFFKLILSDVDPDSAPRGGSLIGDAIRKAIESLDTVPNRQQVLVLITDGEDQDSFPEQAAEQAAEKDIKIITVGLGDNGEGARIPQRDQNGQLQFIQHDGQEVWSRMDEQLLRNIALKTAGAYVPARTTSYDLGRIYEDHLAKLAQGDLQSEQQRRFREQYQWFAGAALICLLLELTIPRAGSVQSVGSLAN; encoded by the coding sequence GTGAAGTCGCAAGCGATGATCTGGGGACATCCAACTATCTTGTTTGGCATCTGGGGAGTGCCGCTGATTGTGGCGCTGCTGATTTATGCTCAGAAAAGGCGAATCCTGACGGCAGAGCGTTTCGCAGATTCGGCGATGATTCATCGGCTGATTCCATTCATGGGGATGAAGCGAGTCTGGCTGAAGGCTGTTTTGCTGATGACGGCCTTCACCCTGCTGATCGTTGCCTGTGCCAGACCAAGGTATGGCGAATACTTCGAAGAAGTCTCTGTGCGCGGCGTTGACCTGATTGTGTTACTGGATGTAAGCCGATCGATGCTGGCTGAGGACGTCGCTCCCAATCGACTCGAACGTGCTAAGGCAGACATCGTTGACCTTCTCGAAAAACTGAAGGGTGACCGTGTCGGGCTGATCGCGTTCGCGGGGGCACCAGTGGAACTGGTGCCTTTGACAACGGACCATGGTTTCTTCAAGCTGATTTTGAGTGACGTTGACCCCGATAGTGCTCCGCGAGGAGGCAGCCTGATTGGAGATGCGATTCGTAAGGCCATCGAATCCCTGGACACGGTCCCCAATCGCCAGCAGGTTCTTGTGTTGATCACGGATGGGGAAGATCAGGATTCTTTTCCAGAGCAGGCTGCCGAACAGGCAGCTGAAAAGGACATCAAAATCATCACCGTCGGACTGGGCGATAATGGAGAAGGTGCTCGAATTCCACAGCGTGACCAGAACGGGCAGCTGCAGTTTATCCAGCACGATGGTCAGGAAGTGTGGTCCCGGATGGATGAACAACTCCTTCGCAACATTGCACTCAAGACTGCCGGTGCCTATGTGCCAGCGCGAACGACCAGCTACGACCTGGGAAGGATTTATGAAGATCACCTGGCCAAACTGGCACAAGGAGATCTGCAGTCAGAACAACAACGGCGTTTCCGTGAACAGTATCAGTGGTTTGCTGGCGCCGCGCTGATTTGTCTTCTGCTGGAACTGACTATCCCGCGCGCCGGTTCTGTTCAGTCGGTGGGTTCGCTGGCCAACTGA
- a CDS encoding TIM barrel protein — protein MASKPSVIISAFADEAANYRTALEQMTALAAIGLRNYSPRFIDVMGDGQIEHVVDLSPEKLERLKQYHSEYGISVTSIGARVGKVKLVDVDDGSHNKFVPFEEYMQGEVAKTIRAAKALNTKLIRGFSFYHPRGTKAEDHLDAAADQIRKITEACAIEGLVYGLEIEPNLVGETGPLLAELAKRVDHPNMVLIFDGGNVAAQNKNPVQVYEEYKVTVPWLGWMHVKDYRIDPSLMWTGVVDEERLKNFVPANEGDAGHEMIFRDLREQLPTIQKRLEKLGIPGFYLETEPHLKGGGQFGGFSGPDGMGVAVRVLCSALDYAGIDYSLRNFRDIQALRGF, from the coding sequence ATGGCCAGTAAGCCATCTGTCATCATCAGCGCATTTGCAGATGAAGCCGCCAATTACCGAACAGCTCTGGAGCAAATGACAGCTCTGGCAGCAATTGGCCTGCGAAACTACAGCCCACGATTCATTGATGTCATGGGCGACGGGCAAATCGAGCATGTCGTTGATCTGAGTCCTGAAAAACTTGAACGGCTCAAACAGTATCACAGCGAATACGGCATCAGCGTCACCAGCATCGGCGCACGGGTCGGAAAAGTAAAACTTGTCGATGTCGACGATGGCTCTCACAATAAGTTTGTGCCGTTCGAGGAATACATGCAGGGCGAAGTGGCCAAAACCATTCGTGCAGCCAAAGCTCTGAATACGAAATTGATACGCGGCTTTTCGTTTTATCATCCTCGAGGCACGAAAGCTGAAGATCATCTGGACGCGGCCGCCGATCAGATCCGAAAAATCACGGAAGCCTGTGCCATCGAAGGACTGGTTTACGGTCTGGAGATTGAACCGAACCTGGTGGGTGAAACCGGACCTCTGCTGGCGGAACTCGCAAAACGCGTCGATCATCCCAACATGGTTCTTATTTTTGATGGCGGAAACGTAGCCGCTCAGAACAAAAACCCGGTTCAGGTTTATGAAGAGTACAAAGTGACGGTTCCATGGCTGGGATGGATGCATGTCAAAGACTACCGGATCGATCCTTCGCTGATGTGGACCGGCGTGGTCGATGAAGAACGGCTGAAGAATTTTGTGCCCGCCAACGAAGGCGATGCTGGACATGAAATGATCTTCCGTGATTTGCGAGAACAACTGCCGACGATTCAGAAGCGGCTGGAGAAACTCGGCATCCCCGGATTTTACCTGGAAACCGAACCCCACCTGAAAGGTGGCGGCCAGTTCGGTGGATTCAGCGGACCGGACGGTATGGGGGTTGCCGTGCGAGTCCTTTGCTCCGCTCTGGACTACGCGGGCATCGATTACAGCCTGCGAAACTTTCGGGACATTCAGGCATTACGTGGCTTTTGA
- a CDS encoding Gfo/Idh/MocA family oxidoreductase, with product MESQPEIRAGMVGMGMIFDETYRPFFETAHSQGLYDRRFGDVNVTLAAVATKTGRRADAYKRTAGDRIAAFQNFSGDDAVREMLSQDLTFACVATPDNRHFEASKAILEAGVHLLVEKPSVLTLEELDELVAIAERNRVLARVVYHKLADPDHKKMRTLVHDNILQHVNNGYCSLLEPKQISGAQFGEWIQGRNPGTYVAVHYIKLIDFTFGGRLKTVTCTGQRGLVGPKDGNTWDSCQLRLIYEYESGREAAFDIHTSWVTPDNFPGYVEQEVQFRFDNGVWSGHSRKRGVELTVEDKTPLSLKNTPNNHYNSIALEPWNERTQRGYGIEIIERFAREVAFVEYAGPASQREDRLQQMRSLHYSDLSADRQVVAAVQAMEMILEEQAKGNPDCVVRYNGRNLSLLHPSAM from the coding sequence ATGGAATCTCAACCAGAAATCCGCGCGGGAATGGTTGGTATGGGAATGATTTTTGACGAAACGTACCGACCATTTTTCGAAACGGCCCATTCGCAGGGACTCTATGATCGAAGGTTCGGCGACGTGAATGTCACTTTGGCCGCCGTTGCAACAAAGACAGGCCGCCGAGCTGATGCGTACAAACGGACAGCGGGCGATCGCATTGCTGCGTTTCAGAATTTCAGCGGTGACGATGCCGTTCGGGAAATGCTGTCACAGGACCTGACGTTCGCCTGCGTCGCCACTCCCGACAATCGTCATTTTGAAGCATCCAAAGCCATTCTTGAGGCGGGCGTCCATCTGCTGGTGGAAAAGCCTTCTGTACTGACCCTGGAGGAACTGGATGAACTGGTGGCTATCGCTGAACGCAATCGCGTTCTGGCACGCGTGGTGTACCACAAACTGGCCGACCCGGACCACAAGAAAATGCGTACACTGGTGCATGACAATATCCTGCAGCACGTAAACAACGGCTACTGTTCGCTGTTGGAACCCAAGCAGATTTCCGGAGCTCAATTCGGGGAATGGATTCAGGGACGCAACCCGGGGACTTATGTTGCGGTGCACTACATCAAGCTCATCGATTTCACGTTCGGGGGGCGACTGAAGACAGTGACATGTACCGGGCAGCGAGGTCTGGTCGGGCCCAAAGATGGTAACACGTGGGACAGTTGTCAGCTTCGCCTGATTTACGAATACGAGAGCGGGCGAGAAGCTGCGTTCGACATTCATACCTCATGGGTGACTCCCGATAACTTTCCTGGCTACGTCGAGCAGGAGGTTCAGTTTCGATTTGATAACGGAGTCTGGAGCGGTCACTCCCGCAAACGTGGCGTCGAACTGACCGTCGAAGACAAGACGCCGCTTTCGCTGAAGAACACGCCCAACAACCATTACAACTCAATCGCCCTGGAGCCCTGGAACGAACGAACCCAACGAGGTTACGGGATCGAAATCATCGAACGATTTGCCCGAGAAGTCGCTTTCGTCGAATATGCCGGGCCCGCCTCCCAACGTGAGGATCGTCTCCAGCAAATGCGCTCGCTGCACTATTCTGATCTCAGCGCAGATCGACAGGTCGTGGCAGCAGTGCAGGCCATGGAAATGATTCTTGAAGAACAGGCCAAAG